In the genome of Chitinophagaceae bacterium, the window TGTTCGTTTAAAAGCTGAAGAAGATCTAAGATTATCCATTTCGGAGCAGGCAAGGGAGCTTGCAACCCTTAATATACCCTTTGACTATTCTTTCAACATTGAAGACAATGAGCGTATGTACTGCACAGAAGTTGTCTGGAGCATAACTACTAAAGTTTTAGGAACAGATTTATTTGATGAAAGAGTTAAGCCGGGTGAAGTAGAAATTCTGCGATTCACCAATTTCTTCGATGAACAAAAATTTGAAATGGTGTTAAATCATTTCGCTAGTCTGTAAAAGTTATGATAGGAAATAAAGAAATGTACAAGCAAATCATTGACGAAATGATTCCGCTGCATAAATGGTGGGGCATAAGCTTAGAAGAAATTGAAGAAGGCTATGCAAAAATAAAAATCCCTTTTCGTAAAGAATTCATAGGCGACCCAAGGATTCAAAGCATACATGGAGGGATTATTGCAACAGCATTAGATTCTGCCGGTGGAGCTGCCGGAATCACAACTTTACAATCCGCCGAAGATACCTTGTCCACTATAGATATGCGTGTTGACTACTTACAAAGAGGACGTCCGGAAGATTTTTATGTTGAAAGCAAAATTACCCGCTCCGGTAATCGCATTATAGTAACTTCCATGTGGGCTTATCACAATAACAAAAGCGACCTGATTGCTGAAGGCAAAGGTGTTTATAATGTCAGGAGAAAAAACAAGCTTTAAAAACAGTTTATTTAGT includes:
- a CDS encoding hotdog fold thioesterase encodes the protein MIGNKEMYKQIIDEMIPLHKWWGISLEEIEEGYAKIKIPFRKEFIGDPRIQSIHGGIIATALDSAGGAAGITTLQSAEDTLSTIDMRVDYLQRGRPEDFYVESKITRSGNRIIVTSMWAYHNNKSDLIAEGKGVYNVRRKNKL